One stretch of Algiphilus sp. DNA includes these proteins:
- a CDS encoding TraI domain-containing protein, whose amino-acid sequence MRCKASQNHHHAWPGGLLAHSMEMLPLVVPLVEATMPFERMRSHSYRSDCFCMTSKRS is encoded by the coding sequence ATGCGTTGCAAGGCCAGCCAGAATCATCATCACGCGTGGCCCGGCGGTCTGCTCGCGCATTCGATGGAAATGCTGCCGCTCGTAGTGCCGCTGGTGGAGGCGACAATGCCGTTCGAGAGAATGCGGTCGCACTCGTACAGATCGGATTGCTTTTGCATGACGTCGAAAAGGTCCTGA
- a CDS encoding site-specific integrase gives MASINVRSGYLYFDFRFRGVRCREYTRFTDTSANRKKMKRILTRIEADISLGRFEYERYFPGSPMATRFLGQRGAETRGQARPDAQGLDDAAPALPAFAEFAEGWKRNKQVEWRHSYRVAMDSILRHHVLPVFGDVPLNEIDRSLVLDFRTKLSREGDDLNGVEGPQRRALDPSTINRIVGVVRMVLDEAALQYGFQNPCTNIKRLKLRRKDIEPFSMVEMRMILARVRKDYHPYLTFRFFTGVRSGEAHGLRWKHVDWERRQILIRETFIGGRTEQTKTDGSQREIYMSQPVIEALIAQRPEGYDHASERFSEEYVFRTRNGMPINNTNFNNRVWKPLLCHLGIKYRRPYQMRHTCATLWLAAGESPEWIARQLGHSTTEMLFRTYSRYVPNLMRRDGNAFDTLVTGALNGGVDSPEHEGARPSSQAVPAHKRGAVND, from the coding sequence ATGGCTAGCATCAATGTCCGAAGCGGCTACCTCTACTTCGATTTTCGCTTTCGAGGCGTTCGCTGCCGTGAGTACACGCGATTCACGGACACGTCCGCCAACCGGAAGAAGATGAAGCGGATTCTCACCCGGATCGAAGCGGACATCTCGCTCGGCAGGTTCGAGTACGAGCGCTATTTTCCCGGAAGCCCCATGGCGACAAGGTTCCTGGGGCAGCGGGGCGCGGAGACGCGGGGGCAAGCAAGGCCGGATGCTCAGGGCCTGGATGATGCAGCACCGGCGTTGCCGGCGTTTGCGGAGTTCGCGGAAGGCTGGAAGCGAAACAAGCAGGTCGAATGGCGTCACAGCTACCGCGTGGCCATGGACTCGATCCTGAGGCATCACGTGCTTCCCGTCTTCGGTGACGTTCCGTTGAACGAGATCGACCGCTCCCTCGTCCTGGATTTCCGGACCAAGCTGTCACGCGAAGGAGATGATCTGAATGGGGTCGAGGGGCCTCAGAGGCGTGCCCTCGACCCATCGACCATCAATCGAATCGTCGGCGTGGTCCGCATGGTCCTCGATGAGGCCGCACTCCAGTACGGGTTTCAGAATCCCTGTACGAACATCAAGCGCCTGAAGCTGCGGCGAAAGGACATCGAGCCGTTCTCGATGGTGGAGATGCGAATGATCCTCGCGCGAGTGCGCAAGGACTATCACCCCTACTTGACATTCCGCTTCTTCACGGGCGTCCGGTCGGGTGAGGCGCACGGTCTCAGATGGAAGCATGTCGATTGGGAGCGGCGGCAGATCCTGATCCGCGAGACCTTCATCGGAGGAAGGACGGAACAGACGAAGACGGACGGCTCGCAACGCGAGATCTACATGAGTCAGCCCGTCATCGAAGCGTTGATCGCTCAGCGTCCGGAAGGCTACGACCACGCTTCCGAGCGCTTCTCCGAGGAATACGTCTTCCGTACCCGCAACGGCATGCCGATCAACAACACCAACTTCAACAACCGGGTCTGGAAGCCGCTGCTTTGCCACCTCGGAATCAAGTATCGCCGGCCCTATCAGATGCGTCATACCTGCGCGACGCTCTGGCTGGCCGCAGGCGAGTCGCCCGAATGGATTGCCCGCCAGCTTGGGCACTCGACAACGGAAATGCTCTTCCGTACCTACAGCCGGTATGTGCCGAACCTCATGCGCAGGGACGGAAATGCGTTCGACACCCTCGTGACCGGTGCCCTCAATGGCGGGGTCGACAGTCCCGAACACGAGGGGGCAAGGCCCTCCAGCCAAGCGGTGCCGGCACATAAGCGGGGAGCTGTAAATGACTAA
- a CDS encoding helix-turn-helix transcriptional regulator, whose protein sequence is MIRFRLRELMAERQFQEGRLITVNEISSATGIHRITLSRILNKRGYNTHTDNLDLLCTYFKCRIEQLIEHVPDDHSD, encoded by the coding sequence ATGATCCGATTCCGGCTGCGTGAACTGATGGCCGAACGGCAGTTCCAGGAAGGGCGCTTGATCACGGTCAACGAAATCTCGTCCGCGACCGGCATTCATCGGATCACGCTATCCCGCATCCTCAACAAGCGCGGATACAACACGCATACGGACAATCTCGACCTGCTCTGCACCTATTTCAAGTGCCGCATCGAGCAGCTGATCGAGCACGTTCCTGACGACCACTCGGACTAG
- a CDS encoding DUF2256 domain-containing protein: MARRPTSRKKSTLPEKPCAVCGRAFAWRRKWAAVWDEVRYCSERCRRHRRAC; this comes from the coding sequence ATGGCACGACGACCTACCAGTCGGAAAAAGTCGACACTTCCCGAGAAACCGTGCGCGGTGTGCGGACGCGCCTTCGCATGGCGCCGGAAGTGGGCGGCGGTCTGGGACGAGGTGCGCTACTGCTCCGAGCGCTGCCGGCGTCATCGCCGTGCCTGCTGA
- a CDS encoding cryptochrome/photolyase family protein translates to MPAEAPVRRLLVVLGDQLDADAALLADADPAHDAVWLCEAASEATRVWSHKARIALFLAAMRHFAERLRVRGWRVIHRALDAHEHPDLASALAADLAALAPAEVAMTEAGEHDLQIALADAATRAGYTLRVAPDDHFLCTRDAFAQWLDGRRQPRMEHFYRWMRRDTGLLMDGDQPAGGRWNFDADNRASFGREGPGRLPAPASFAPDTTTKAVLALVEARFGDHPGALAHFDWPVTPEQAEAALADFVAHRLPRFGRYQDAIWSGEPWLYHARLSAALNLKLIDPRRVCAAAEAAWRDGHAPIAAVEGFIRQILGWREYVRGLYWARMPAYRDANALGADQPLPAFYWTGDTGMACLQDAIGTTLTHGYAHHIQRLMVTGLYALLLGVTPRAIHEWYLAIYVDAVEWVELPNVIGMSQWADGGVMASKPYVASGRYLQRMSNCCSGCRYRPDIATGPKACPFTTLYWDFLDRHEQRFAGHPRLKMQINNLRRKREDERAAIRDAAAAHRRDPGAA, encoded by the coding sequence GTGCCTGCTGAGGCACCGGTACGCCGGCTGCTGGTCGTGCTCGGCGACCAGCTCGACGCCGACGCGGCACTGCTTGCGGACGCCGATCCGGCGCACGACGCGGTGTGGCTGTGCGAGGCGGCATCGGAGGCCACCCGGGTGTGGTCGCACAAGGCGCGCATCGCGCTCTTCCTCGCCGCCATGCGCCATTTCGCCGAGCGCCTGCGGGTACGAGGCTGGCGCGTGATCCACCGCGCGCTCGACGCCCACGAGCACCCCGATCTCGCCTCCGCGCTGGCGGCCGATCTCGCCGCGCTGGCCCCGGCCGAGGTGGCCATGACCGAGGCCGGCGAGCACGACCTGCAGATTGCGCTCGCCGATGCCGCCACGCGCGCCGGCTACACGCTGCGCGTCGCGCCGGACGATCACTTCCTGTGCACGCGCGACGCTTTCGCGCAATGGCTGGACGGGCGGCGCCAGCCGCGCATGGAGCACTTCTACCGATGGATGCGCCGCGACACCGGCCTGCTCATGGACGGCGACCAGCCCGCCGGCGGGCGCTGGAACTTCGACGCCGACAACCGTGCGAGCTTCGGCCGCGAAGGGCCGGGCCGCCTGCCGGCGCCGGCGTCCTTCGCACCCGACACCACCACGAAGGCGGTGCTGGCGCTGGTCGAGGCGCGCTTCGGCGATCATCCCGGCGCGCTGGCGCACTTCGACTGGCCGGTGACGCCGGAGCAGGCCGAAGCGGCCCTCGCCGACTTCGTCGCGCACCGCCTGCCGCGGTTCGGCCGCTATCAGGACGCCATCTGGTCCGGCGAGCCCTGGCTCTACCACGCCCGCCTGTCGGCGGCGCTCAATCTCAAGCTCATCGATCCGCGCAGGGTCTGCGCCGCCGCCGAGGCCGCCTGGCGCGACGGCCACGCCCCGATCGCCGCGGTGGAGGGATTCATCCGGCAGATCCTCGGCTGGCGCGAGTACGTGCGCGGCCTCTACTGGGCCCGCATGCCGGCCTACCGCGATGCCAACGCCCTCGGCGCCGACCAGCCACTGCCCGCCTTCTACTGGACCGGCGACACCGGCATGGCCTGCCTGCAGGACGCCATCGGCACCACCCTGACGCACGGCTACGCGCATCACATCCAGCGCCTGATGGTCACCGGACTCTATGCGCTGCTGCTGGGCGTGACGCCGCGCGCCATTCACGAGTGGTATCTGGCGATCTACGTCGATGCGGTGGAGTGGGTCGAGCTGCCCAACGTCATCGGCATGAGCCAGTGGGCCGACGGCGGCGTCATGGCGTCGAAGCCCTACGTCGCATCCGGCAGGTATCTCCAGCGCATGTCGAACTGCTGCAGCGGTTGCCGCTACCGGCCCGACATCGCCACGGGGCCGAAGGCGTGTCCGTTCACGACGCTGTACTGGGACTTCCTCGACCGCCACGAGCAGCGCTTTGCCGGCCACCCGCGGCTGAAGATGCAGATCAACAACCTGCGCCGCAAGCGCGAGGACGAGCGCGCCGCGATCCGCGACGCGGCCGCTGCGCACCGTCGCGACCCCGGCGCCGCCTGA
- a CDS encoding TIGR01777 family oxidoreductase, whose amino-acid sequence MRILITGGTGFIGVPLCRHLERAGHEVVVWSRDPDAARDRLPADVAAVGRPEDAGRVDAAVNLAGESLGDGRWNAARRRRIIESRIETTRRLVDWMAQAGVQHLVSASAIGYYGVRGDEPVSEDDPPASRLQGGLDVCAPWEAEARRAEEAGARVAIVRIGLVLHPEGGGLQQMLTPFRLGIGGPMGSGRQCWSWIHRHDLVRLFTFLLEHPEAHGVFNGTAPNPVSQRAFAQALGRVLRRPSFMPTPAFVLRAAFGDMAELLTEGQCVLPKRTEAAGFTFEHRELERALRDLLR is encoded by the coding sequence ATGCGCATCCTGATCACCGGCGGAACCGGCTTCATCGGCGTGCCGCTGTGCCGCCACCTGGAACGTGCCGGCCACGAGGTCGTGGTCTGGTCGCGCGATCCCGATGCCGCCCGCGACCGGCTGCCGGCCGATGTCGCGGCGGTGGGCCGTCCCGAGGACGCAGGGCGTGTCGATGCGGCCGTCAATCTCGCCGGCGAGTCGCTGGGCGACGGGCGCTGGAACGCGGCGCGTCGTCGCCGCATCATCGAAAGCCGCATCGAGACCACGCGCCGGCTGGTGGACTGGATGGCGCAGGCCGGCGTGCAGCATCTGGTGTCGGCATCCGCCATCGGCTACTACGGCGTGCGCGGCGACGAGCCGGTGTCCGAGGACGATCCGCCGGCGAGCCGGCTGCAGGGCGGACTCGATGTGTGTGCGCCGTGGGAGGCCGAGGCCCGGCGCGCCGAGGAGGCCGGCGCACGGGTCGCCATCGTGCGCATCGGACTGGTGCTGCATCCCGAGGGCGGCGGCCTGCAGCAGATGCTGACGCCCTTCCGGCTGGGCATCGGCGGGCCGATGGGCTCGGGCCGGCAGTGCTGGAGCTGGATCCATCGCCACGACCTGGTGCGCCTGTTCACCTTCCTGCTGGAGCATCCCGAGGCACACGGCGTGTTCAACGGCACCGCGCCCAACCCGGTGAGCCAGCGCGCCTTCGCGCAGGCGCTGGGGCGGGTGCTGCGGCGCCCCAGCTTCATGCCGACGCCGGCCTTCGTGCTGCGTGCGGCCTTCGGCGACATGGCCGAGCTGCTCACCGAGGGGCAGTGCGTGCTGCCCAAGCGTACCGAGGCGGCGGGCTTCACCTTCGAGCACCGCGAGCTGGAGCGCGCGCTGCGCGATCTGCTGCGCTGA
- the pdeM gene encoding ligase-associated DNA damage response endonuclease PdeM, with protein sequence MSAAALPVTVSGEPVMLDSRRALYWPGGGVLAIADVHLGKGEAFRRRGVAVPSGHTQADCDAIDALLRDYRPARLIVCGDLLHAPARGDEAWLDAFRTLRRTHADVAFEMAVGNHDRGSRLPADLGLDCHSERVAAPFVFTHEPGAHGAGHAICGHLHPVVRLRGMGDNLRMPVFWLRRDHAVLPAFGSFTGGAEVTPEAGDQVFAVSDRAVQPLPHLSARSSSCAS encoded by the coding sequence ATGAGCGCGGCGGCGCTGCCCGTCACGGTGTCCGGCGAGCCGGTCATGCTGGACAGCCGGCGGGCGCTGTACTGGCCCGGTGGCGGCGTGCTCGCCATCGCCGACGTGCACCTCGGCAAGGGCGAGGCCTTCCGGCGCCGGGGCGTGGCCGTGCCCAGCGGCCACACGCAGGCGGACTGCGACGCCATCGACGCCCTGCTGCGCGACTACCGCCCGGCGCGCCTGATCGTCTGCGGCGATCTCCTGCATGCGCCTGCGCGCGGCGACGAGGCCTGGCTCGATGCCTTCCGCACGCTGCGCCGCACGCACGCGGACGTCGCCTTCGAGATGGCGGTGGGTAACCACGACCGCGGCAGCCGGCTGCCCGCGGATCTCGGCCTCGACTGCCATTCCGAGCGTGTCGCGGCGCCCTTCGTCTTCACCCACGAGCCCGGCGCGCACGGCGCCGGCCATGCGATCTGCGGCCATCTGCATCCGGTGGTGCGACTGCGCGGCATGGGCGACAACCTGCGCATGCCGGTGTTCTGGCTGCGCCGCGACCACGCCGTGCTGCCTGCCTTCGGCAGCTTCACCGGCGGCGCCGAGGTGACCCCGGAAGCGGGCGACCAGGTCTTCGCGGTCTCGGATCGCGCCGTGCAGCCTCTGCCCCATCTTTCCGCAAGGAGTTCGTCATGCGCATCCTGA
- a CDS encoding ligase-associated DNA damage response DEXH box helicase, whose translation MLDPGALDAWFAREGREVLPFQRQAWDAYARGVSGLIHAPTGQGKTLAAWLGPLREAEAADEPLRVLWITPMRALAADTAAQLQAAADALEMGWTVGRRTGDTGSAERARLRKRLPQALVTTPESASLLLSYGDQIAQWRGLRAVIVDEWHELLGSKRGVQTELLIARLRRLAPGLRVWGLSATLGNIDEAARVLCGGDTTPERIAGEAPAPLTVETLRPEPVERFPWAGHMGLGLRDAVIDAIHGAASTLVFTNTRAQAERWFDAIREAAPALPAALHHGSLDAAERAAAEDGIRSGTLRCVVATSSLDLGVDFAPVEQVIQIGGPKGVARLAQRAGRSGHAPGRGSRILCVPTHALELAEFAAARDALRADRIEARRPLTLCLDVLAQHVCTLALTGAVRADEVLADARATHAFAALDDAQWQWVLDFVMRGGAALQAYPQYRKVSEVDGVLRVADATIARRHRMAIGTITADAHMRVAWTRGGTLGQVEERFIAGLRPGDSFLFAGRALTLERVRDMTAYVRSGRSRRLVPRWAGGRMPLSSTLADALLTRLAAGAPGRGDDEMAALAPLLAIQQQWSALPAPGRLLVEHTRSREGRHWFVYPFAGRHAHEALAAVAGWRLSQRMPVTATLTANDYGFEILAAELPEPDEALLRALLDPAELMRDALAAVNGTEMARRRFRGIARVAGLVFEGHPGAGKSARQIQASSGLIFDVLSRYDPGHLLTAQALEEVLEQQLDMPRARAALVAIADGAVAVRATPRLTPLAFPLWAERIGSRVSSEDVATRVARMAEQLARAADRRRTPVRRAS comes from the coding sequence ATGCTCGATCCGGGCGCGCTCGATGCCTGGTTCGCACGCGAGGGCCGGGAAGTGCTGCCCTTCCAGCGGCAGGCCTGGGATGCCTACGCGCGCGGCGTCTCGGGTCTGATCCACGCTCCCACCGGCCAGGGCAAGACGCTGGCGGCGTGGCTCGGCCCGCTGCGCGAAGCGGAGGCCGCGGACGAGCCGCTGCGCGTGCTGTGGATCACGCCCATGCGCGCGCTGGCCGCGGACACGGCCGCGCAGCTGCAGGCCGCCGCCGATGCGCTGGAAATGGGCTGGACAGTGGGCCGGCGCACCGGCGACACCGGCAGCGCCGAGCGCGCACGCCTGCGCAAGCGCCTGCCGCAGGCACTGGTGACGACGCCCGAATCGGCCTCGCTGCTGCTGTCCTACGGCGACCAGATCGCGCAGTGGCGCGGTCTGCGCGCAGTGATCGTCGACGAGTGGCACGAACTGCTGGGCAGCAAGCGCGGCGTGCAGACCGAACTGCTGATCGCGCGCCTGCGCCGGCTGGCGCCGGGGTTGCGCGTGTGGGGGCTGTCGGCGACCCTGGGCAACATCGACGAGGCTGCGCGCGTGCTGTGCGGGGGCGATACCACGCCCGAGCGCATCGCCGGCGAGGCGCCCGCGCCGCTGACGGTCGAGACCCTGCGCCCCGAGCCGGTGGAGCGCTTCCCCTGGGCCGGGCACATGGGGCTCGGCCTGCGCGACGCGGTGATCGATGCCATCCACGGTGCGGCCAGCACGCTGGTGTTCACCAATACCCGCGCCCAGGCCGAGCGCTGGTTCGATGCCATCCGCGAGGCGGCGCCTGCTCTGCCCGCGGCGCTGCACCACGGCTCGCTCGACGCCGCCGAGCGCGCGGCCGCCGAGGACGGCATCCGCAGCGGTACGCTGCGCTGCGTGGTCGCCACCAGCAGCCTCGACCTCGGGGTCGACTTCGCGCCGGTCGAGCAGGTCATCCAGATCGGCGGGCCCAAGGGGGTGGCGCGGCTGGCGCAGCGCGCGGGACGCTCCGGGCATGCCCCGGGCCGCGGCAGCCGCATCCTGTGCGTGCCCACGCACGCGCTCGAGCTGGCCGAGTTCGCGGCGGCGCGCGACGCGCTGCGCGCGGACCGCATCGAGGCGCGCCGGCCGCTCACGCTGTGCCTGGACGTGCTGGCGCAGCACGTCTGCACGCTGGCGCTCACCGGGGCGGTGCGCGCCGACGAGGTGCTGGCCGATGCGCGCGCCACCCATGCCTTCGCCGCGCTCGACGACGCGCAGTGGCAGTGGGTGCTCGACTTCGTCATGCGCGGCGGCGCCGCGCTGCAGGCCTATCCGCAGTACCGCAAGGTGAGCGAGGTGGACGGCGTGCTGCGCGTCGCCGACGCCACCATCGCGCGCCGTCACCGCATGGCCATCGGCACCATCACCGCGGACGCTCACATGCGCGTTGCGTGGACGCGCGGCGGGACGCTGGGTCAGGTCGAGGAGCGCTTCATCGCCGGCCTGCGCCCGGGCGATTCCTTTCTGTTCGCCGGCCGGGCGCTGACCCTGGAACGGGTGCGCGACATGACCGCCTATGTGCGCAGCGGCCGCAGCCGCCGGCTGGTGCCGCGCTGGGCCGGCGGGCGCATGCCGCTGTCCTCGACGCTGGCGGACGCGCTGCTGACGCGGCTGGCGGCGGGCGCGCCCGGGCGCGGCGATGACGAGATGGCCGCGCTCGCGCCGCTGCTCGCCATCCAGCAGCAGTGGTCGGCGCTGCCGGCGCCGGGGCGGCTGCTGGTCGAGCACACGCGCTCGCGCGAGGGCCGGCACTGGTTCGTCTACCCCTTCGCCGGCCGCCACGCGCACGAGGCGCTGGCGGCGGTCGCGGGCTGGCGGTTGTCGCAGCGCATGCCGGTGACCGCGACCCTCACCGCCAACGATTACGGCTTCGAGATCCTGGCCGCCGAGCTGCCCGAGCCCGACGAGGCCCTGCTGCGCGCGCTGCTCGATCCGGCGGAATTGATGCGCGATGCGCTGGCCGCGGTCAACGGCACCGAGATGGCGCGGCGGCGCTTCCGCGGGATCGCGCGCGTCGCCGGCCTGGTGTTCGAGGGCCATCCCGGCGCCGGCAAGAGCGCGCGCCAGATCCAGGCGTCCAGCGGCCTGATATTCGACGTGCTGTCGCGCTACGATCCGGGCCATCTCCTCACCGCCCAGGCGCTGGAGGAAGTGCTGGAACAGCAGCTCGACATGCCCCGCGCCCGTGCCGCGCTGGTAGCCATCGCCGACGGCGCAGTGGCGGTGCGCGCAACGCCGCGGCTCACCCCGCTGGCCTTTCCGCTGTGGGCCGAGCGCATCGGCAGTCGGGTGTCCAGCGAGGATGTCGCCACCCGCGTCGCGCGCATGGCCGAGCAGCTCGCGCGCGCCGCCGACCGCCGGCGTACGCCGGTGCGCAGGGCGTCATGA
- the rarD gene encoding EamA family transporter RarD gives MTALDRHSALAAALGAFGVWGLFPVYWKTLTHIPALEVASHRLLWSFACVLIFLLLRGHLGRLLALSARQWGWLCVSGAVIAANWGIYVWAVAVERVVEASLGYFISPLMSVALGVIVLGERLDRVRWLAVGLAAAGVAWLTWHAGGLPWVALCLATSFALYGLVRKRLDVDAVTGLAAETCLWAIPAVALVTWLSVPAERSAVDWLLLAGGGAVTALPLALYAIAARGMPLSSLGLLQYLAPTTQLLLGVLLYGEPFDAARLAGFALIWCGLALNVWRSLRPRPAPAAAR, from the coding sequence GTGACCGCCCTCGACCGTCATTCCGCGCTTGCCGCCGCGCTCGGCGCCTTCGGCGTCTGGGGCCTGTTCCCGGTCTACTGGAAGACGCTGACCCACATCCCGGCGCTGGAGGTGGCCTCGCACCGCCTGCTGTGGAGCTTCGCGTGCGTGCTGATCTTCCTGCTGCTGCGCGGCCACCTCGGCCGGCTGCTGGCGCTGAGCGCACGCCAGTGGGGCTGGCTGTGCGTGTCGGGCGCCGTCATCGCCGCCAACTGGGGCATCTACGTCTGGGCGGTGGCCGTCGAGCGCGTGGTCGAGGCCAGCCTGGGCTACTTCATCTCGCCGCTGATGTCGGTGGCGCTGGGAGTGATCGTGCTCGGCGAGCGCCTCGACCGCGTGCGCTGGCTGGCGGTGGGCCTGGCCGCTGCCGGCGTCGCCTGGCTCACCTGGCACGCCGGCGGCCTGCCCTGGGTGGCGCTGTGCCTGGCGACCAGCTTCGCGCTCTACGGACTGGTGCGCAAGCGTCTCGATGTCGACGCCGTCACCGGCCTGGCGGCCGAGACCTGCCTGTGGGCGATACCGGCGGTCGCGCTGGTGACGTGGCTGAGCGTGCCGGCCGAGCGCAGCGCGGTCGACTGGCTGCTGCTCGCCGGCGGTGGCGCCGTCACCGCACTGCCGCTGGCGCTCTACGCCATCGCGGCGCGCGGCATGCCGCTGTCCAGCCTCGGCCTGCTGCAGTATCTGGCGCCCACCACCCAGCTGCTGCTCGGGGTGCTGCTCTACGGCGAACCCTTCGACGCCGCCCGCCTGGCCGGCTTCGCGCTGATCTGGTGCGGACTGGCGCTGAACGTGTGGCGAAGCCTCCGGCCGCGTCCTGCGCCGGCGGCTGCCCGGTAG
- a CDS encoding ATP-dependent DNA ligase — protein MRRFAELFEALDGTRATGRKLALMQAYFAAADDADVAWGLYFLTGRRLKRVIAPGRLRAIAAGAAGIPDWMLERSHAHVGDLAETIALLLDDGNAVPSERPLAQWVGALKALRDADEARVAERLTQWWRALPRLECFLLNKLLTGSLRVGVSAGLATRALAAAIEQDENLVAQRLMGDWQPDAGLLAQLRAPPEAGTIASQPYPFCLAAPLEGEPATLGALADHLVEWKWDGIRAQLIRREGRVFLWSRGEELLDGRFPEVGAAAMALPDGHVLDGELLVWTDGVRPFGALQRRINKQKPGLKLLREAPVVFLAYDLLEADGADGRAMPARDRRARLEALIAGHGGDATPLRLSPLVAATDWQRLAALRAEARSRGVEGFVLKRADAPYTRGRRRGVWWKWKVDPLTVDAVLVYAQAGHGRRSNLYTDYTLAVWDGAALVPVAKAYSGLTDAELTEMDRWIRRHTVERFGPVRSVRPEQVFEIAFEGIQPSSRHKAGLAVRFPRIHRWRRDKPAAEAGTLDELRGLLEAVRSAS, from the coding sequence GTGAGACGCTTCGCGGAACTCTTCGAGGCGCTCGACGGCACCCGTGCCACCGGTCGCAAGCTCGCCCTCATGCAGGCCTACTTCGCGGCCGCCGACGATGCCGACGTCGCCTGGGGGCTGTACTTCCTCACCGGTCGCCGCCTCAAGCGCGTGATCGCTCCCGGCCGGCTGCGCGCCATCGCCGCCGGGGCGGCCGGCATCCCGGACTGGATGCTGGAGCGCAGCCACGCGCACGTCGGCGACCTCGCCGAGACCATCGCGCTGCTGCTCGACGACGGCAATGCCGTCCCCAGCGAGCGCCCGCTCGCCCAGTGGGTCGGTGCGCTCAAGGCGTTGCGCGACGCCGACGAAGCCCGGGTCGCCGAGCGCCTGACGCAATGGTGGCGGGCGCTGCCGCGCCTGGAGTGCTTCCTGCTCAACAAGCTGCTCACCGGCAGCCTGCGCGTCGGTGTCTCCGCCGGCCTCGCCACGCGCGCGCTGGCCGCCGCCATCGAGCAGGACGAGAACCTGGTGGCGCAGCGCCTGATGGGGGACTGGCAGCCCGATGCCGGCCTGCTCGCGCAGCTGCGCGCACCGCCGGAGGCCGGCACCATCGCCTCGCAGCCCTATCCGTTCTGCCTCGCCGCGCCGCTGGAGGGCGAGCCCGCGACGCTCGGTGCGCTCGCCGACCATCTGGTGGAGTGGAAGTGGGACGGCATCCGCGCCCAGCTCATCCGCCGAGAAGGTCGCGTCTTCCTCTGGTCGCGCGGCGAGGAACTGCTCGACGGTCGCTTTCCGGAGGTCGGGGCGGCCGCCATGGCGCTGCCCGACGGCCACGTGCTCGACGGCGAGCTGCTGGTGTGGACCGATGGCGTGCGCCCCTTCGGCGCGCTCCAGCGGCGCATCAACAAGCAGAAGCCCGGGCTGAAGCTGTTGCGCGAGGCGCCGGTGGTGTTCCTGGCCTACGACCTGCTCGAGGCCGATGGCGCCGACGGTCGCGCGATGCCGGCACGCGACCGGCGCGCCCGCCTGGAGGCCCTGATCGCCGGGCACGGCGGTGACGCCACGCCGCTGCGCCTGTCGCCGCTGGTCGCGGCAACGGACTGGCAGCGCCTCGCCGCGCTGCGCGCGGAAGCGCGCAGCCGTGGCGTCGAGGGCTTCGTGCTCAAGCGTGCCGACGCGCCCTACACGCGGGGCCGCAGGCGCGGCGTGTGGTGGAAGTGGAAGGTCGATCCGCTCACCGTCGACGCGGTGCTGGTCTACGCCCAGGCCGGCCACGGCCGGCGCTCGAACCTGTACACCGACTACACGCTGGCGGTGTGGGACGGCGCGGCGCTGGTGCCGGTGGCCAAGGCCTACTCGGGCTTGACCGATGCCGAGCTCACCGAGATGGACCGCTGGATCCGCCGGCACACCGTCGAGCGCTTCGGCCCGGTGCGCAGCGTGCGACCGGAACAGGTCTTCGAGATCGCCTTCGAGGGCATTCAGCCCAGCAGCCGGCACAAGGCCGGTCTGGCCGTGCGCTTCCCGCGCATCCATCGCTGGCGGCGCGACAAACCGGCCGCCGAGGCGGGCACGCTGGACGAGCTGCGCGGGCTGCTGGAAGCGGTGCGGTCGGCGTCCTGA